In one Cercospora beticola chromosome 1, complete sequence genomic region, the following are encoded:
- a CDS encoding uncharacterized protein (CAZy:GH106): protein MAPNRLLKLVTTSLSWSVIGHALNTDDQTGSSVDYGTFEDPSSNVRPRFRYWIPDASVDLDIVADDLRKVKDVGMGGVELLGYYLYGNYPQQIEEGGPVPVDWTQYGWGTPAWKNLTDAALRATKSLGLIMDFTIGPNQGAGVPAEPDDEGIMWQLLPFNTTVPVGGTFDGVLPGWGSGQFVSASTGLVTSKTNATWYAAPAWQGQQYNGTRQILADASLADVTQMVDSTTGRLQLSLPNDVEGTGYQIFAYYQTRSTYLEQASPIDLNTNVPQSPVTTYVQNGSRVVDHFSAKGAKLITDFWEQHLLDGDTRDLIREVGNFAWEDSMEIGAGTIAWWTPGLLDSFRSNRGYDLNKYLPLIFSFNTEANGPLASPDRFYTDGDDQGQSYVNDYWQTLTDLNRDYLDILRDWSQETLQSQFSAQVSYNLPMDMLANIPSVNAPECESLGFDHVIDAYRQFSGPANLAGMRIISSELGAQRQEVYSQTLPELIWDTKRSVVGGVNNFIYHGMPYAGNYPNTTWPGYTTFSYRFSNMHGPRQPYWNHQKEFMDWTARTQWIAQSGTPKIDLAFWLKRNEYFDVPSVYDPNDLQDAGYSYEYLSPDNFMLPDAEVVDGVFAPERQAFKALILRGNDTLTVSGVQNLVAYAQAGLPIIFSGGIPQNLTGYNATGTEYVRSALSTIVSLGNVHVVPYDNLASSLQELGITPRTRVHSERVWNTYWREDSNVNVTYVYIYNDAWDSELGGGASKGSITFEATGVPYDYDAWTGDVKAIPAYQQSATTTTIEFSLAGNQTTIIGFHHNETVATGTRMLSAPPEVYGATPDETGHLVLAAGNATQPVLLSNGTMLSLPIPAAPVQLDEWSLIVESWAPPQNLEEDQTKPSLSNSTYNVTRLEPWGTISETLRNVSGRGIYTTTFEWPPSNGSADGAILNLGAIVNTAKAEINGQSLPPLDPTDARADLGEYLVDGTNTLEVVVTTTLGNVLRTVYEQVKSSGTLWLGPVPFEQDYGLVSNVTIVPYLRTVVAL from the exons ATGGCACCAAACCGGCTCCTGAAGCTTGTCACAACATCTTTGTCGTGGTCAGTCATAGGACATGCGTTGAACACTGATGATCAGACTGGTTCCTCTGTCGATTACGGGACCTTTGAAGATCCTTCATCCAACGTCCGGCCTCGCTTCAGATATTGGATTCCAGATGCCTCGGTGGATCTGGACATCGTGGCTGATGACTTGCGCAAAGTGAAAGATGTCGGTATGGGAGGAGTTGAGCTGCTTGGCTACTACTTATATGGCAATTACCCGCAGCagatcgaagaaggcggccCAGTGCCTGTCGACTGGACACAATACGGATGGGGCACTCCAGCATGGAAGAACTTGACGGATGCCGCTCTTCGAGCAACGAAAAGTTTAGGATTGATAATGGACTTCACCATTGGCCCTAACCAAGGCGCCGGTGTTCCTGCCGAGCCAGACGACGAGGGCATCATGTGGCAATTGCTTCCATTCAACACAACTGTTCCAGTCGGCGGCACGTTTGACGGTGTTCTGCCAGGATGGGGCTCAGGCCAGTTT GTATCTGCATCGACCGGGCTTGTTACTTCCAAGACGAATGCAACGTGGTATGCTGCACCTGCGTGGCAGGGTCAGCAGTACAATGGCACCCGTCAAATCCTTGCCGACGCTTCGCTAGCAGACGTCACGCAAATGGTTGACTCAACGACTGGCCGTCTGCAACTCTCCTTGCCCAACGATGTAGAGGGTACTGGATATCAGATCTTCGCGTATTACCAAACCCGCTCGACCTATCTGGAGCAAGCCTCGCCCATCGACTTGAACACCAACGTGCCACAGTCGCCAGTAACGACTTACGTGCAGAATGGCTCCAGAGTGGTTGATCACTTCTCAGCCAAGGGTGCCAAGCTGATCACTGACTTCTGGGAGCAACACCTGCTCGATGGTGACACCCGAGATTTGATCAGAGAAGTGGGAAACTTCGCCTGGGAAGACAGCATGGAGATTGGAGCAGGCACTATCGCCTGGTGGACGCCAGGATTGCTGGATTCATTTCGCTCCAATCGCGGCTACGACTTGAACAAGTACCTCCCTTTGATCTTTTCCTTCAACACTGAGGCTAACGGGCCCCTTGCCTCTCCGGACCGCTTCTACACCGACGGCGATGATCAAGGTCAATCGTATGTGAACGATTACTGGCAGACCTTGACCGACCTCAATCGTGACTATCTCGACATCTTGAGGGACTGGTCGCAGGAGACTTTGCAGTCACAATTCTCCGCCCAAGTATCCTACAACCTACCCATGGATATGCTCGCCAACATCCCGTCTGTCAATGCGCCTGAGTGCGAATCTTTGGGCTTCGATCATGTTATTGATGCGTATCGTCAATTCTCGGGACCGGCGAACT TGGCTGGAATGCGCATCATCTCCTCTGAACTAGGCGCCCAACGCCAAGAAGTCTATTCTCAGACTCTCCCG GAATTGATCTGGGACACAAAACGATCTGTCGTTGGGGGTGTGAACAACTTCATCTACCACGGAATGCCCTACGCCGGCAATTATCCAAACACAACGTGGCCAGGCTATACGACTTTCAGCTACCGCTTCAGCAACATGCACGGTCCACGGCAGCCTTACTGGAACCACCAGAAAGAATTCATGGATTGGACTGCTCGGACTCAATGGATCGCACAATCTGGAACACCCAAGATCGATCTGGCTTTCTGGCTCAAGAGGAACGAGTACTTCGACGTGCCTTCAGTTTATGATCCGAATGACTTACAAGATGCTGGGTATAGCTACGAGTACTTGAGTCCTGATAATTTCATGCTACCGGATGCGGAAGTGGTCGATGGCGTGTTCGCTCCAGAGCGACAGGCTTTCAAGGCACTCATCTTGAGAGGAAACGATACGCTTACTGTCTCTGGAGTGCAGAATCTTGTTGCTTATGCTCAGGCCGGCCTGCCCATCATCTTCTCTGGAGGCATCCCGCAGAATTTGACCGGGTATAATGCGACCGGCACCGAATACGTGCGATCAGCACTCTCTACTATTGTGAGCCTGGGAAATGTTCACGTGGTTCCGTACGACAACCTCGCATCTTCCCTGCAGGAGCTAGGCATCACACCTCGCACGCGGGTCCACTCAGAACGAGTGTGGAATACATATTGGCGCGAAGACTCAAACGTGAACGTTACGTATGTTTATATTTACAACGATGCTTGGGACTCAGAGCTTGGTGGTGGAGCCTCGAAAGGCAGCATTACTTTTGAAGCTACAGGTGTACCATACGATTATGATGCTTGGACTGGAGACGTGAAGGCCATCCCAGCCTACCAGCAGAGCGCTACGACAACAACTATCGAGTTCAGTCTGGCCGGCAATCAGACGACTATAATCGGCTTCCACCACAACGAAACAGTGGCAACCGGGACGAGAATGCTCTCTGCGCCACCAGAGGTCTATGGCGCAACTCCGGATGAAACTGGGCACCTAGTCCTGGCAGCCGGCAATGCAACACAGCCTGTGCTCCTTTCCAATGGCACAATGCTGTCATTGCCGATTCCCGCCGCGCCCGTCCAGCTCGATGAATGGTCCTTGATCGTCGAATCCTGGGCGCCTCCACAAAATCTGGAGGAAGACCAAACAAAACCGTCTCTCTCCAATTCCACGTACAACGTGACCAGACTAGAGCCTTGGGGCACAATCTCCGAGACCCTTCGCAATGTCTCCGGCCGTGGTATCTACACAACGACCTTCGAGTGGCCGCCTTCGAATGGAAGCGCAGATGGTGCAATTTTGAATCTGGGCGCGATCGTGAACACTGCCAAAGCGGAGATCAATGGACAATCGCTCCCACCCCTTGATCCAACAGACGCGAGAGCCGACTTGGGTGAATACCTGGTTGATGGCACCAACACGCTCGAAGTGGTTGTTACCACCACCCTGGGAAATGTTCTTCGAACCGTTTACGAACAGGTCAAATCCAGTGGGACCTTGTGGCTCGGACCTGTACCATTCGAGCAGGATTATGGGCTGGTCTCGAACGTGACCATCGTGCCCTATCT
- the TPC1 gene encoding mitochondrial thiamine pyrophosphate transporter, with protein MSTAEHLRDEGTRIQVVLAGAVAGLISRFCIAPLDVVKIRLQLHYHSLADPLSQPFRTQTPTGVAIVVRDIWKHEGITGFWKGNIPAEGLYLSYGAVQFLTYRSTSQFLDKVAEQSGVSIPGSAKSFISGAVAGTAATTTTYPLDLLRTRFAAQGTERVYDGLLGSVRDIVRYEGYAGFFKGLNAGVGQVVPYMGLFFALYEGLKPPLAAVQLPFGSGDAVAGVMASVLSKSAVFPLDTVRKRLQVQGPSRSKYVGGRVPVYDRGVINTIRMILRKEGAIGLYRGLTVSLVKAAPSSAVTMWAYERALHMIMAAQSQKNGQ; from the exons ATGTCGACGGCAGAACATCTCCGCGATGAG GGAACGCGGATCCAAGTCGTCCTCGCCGGCGCCGTAGCAGGCTTGATCTCACGCTTCTGCATTGCACCTCTGGATGTAGTCAAGATCAGGTTGCAGCTGCATTACCACTCTCTCGCCGATCCTCTGTCGCAGCCATTTCGAACACAGACGCCCACGGGAGTTGCGATTGTAGTTCGCGACATTTGGAAGCATGAAGGCATCACGGGGTTCTGGAAGGGCAACATTCCAGCCGAGGGACTATACCTGAGCTATGGCGCTGTGCAGTTCTTGACATATCGGAGTACATCACAATTCTTGGATAAGGTTGCAGAGCAGTCGGGCGTGAGCATTCCCGGTTCTGCGAAGAGCTTCATCAGTGGTGCTGTAGCAGGGACTGCGGCCACGACCACCACATATCCTCTGGACCTGCTGCGAACTCGATTTGCTGCACAAGGCACCGAGAGAGTCTACGATGGGCTGCTTGGGAGTGTGCGCGATATTGTGCGCTACGAAGGATATGCTGGGTTCTTCAAAGGCTTGAATGCTGGCGTTGGTCAGGTCGTGCCATATATGGGACTCTTCTTTGCTCTCTATGAGGGTCTCAAGCCGCCTCTTGCAGCTGTACAGCTGCCTTTTGGCTCTGGCGATGCAGTGGCTGGGGTGATGGCGAGCGTGCTCAGCAAGAGCGCAGTCTTCCCACTGGACACTGTGAGGAAAAGATTGCAGGTGCAAGGGCCAAGTCGAAGCAAGTATGTTGGAGGCAGAGTGCCAGTCTATGATAGGGGTGTCATCAACACAATTAGGATGATCCTGAGGAAAGAGGGCGCCATTGGTCTTTACAGAGGGCTGACCGTGAGTCTGGTGAAGGCGGCGCCGTCTAGTGCAGTGACTATGTGGGCTTATGAGAGGGCTTTGCACATGATCATGGCTGCACAAAGCCAGAAGAATGGTCAGTAA
- a CDS encoding uncharacterized protein (BUSCO:EOG09261OLD~MEROPS:MER0045094) — MPNVGLIDHSPRHPEPAAPVPTASNLILIDNYDSFTWNVYQYLVLEGAQVEVIRNDQITLDELIAKKPTQLVISPGPGHPETDSGISKDAIKQFSGKIPILGVCMGEQCIYSVFGGTVEKTGEILHGKTSPLRHDGKGVYAGLPQDVEVTRYHSLAGTHPTLPDTLEVSSWIAVGPDGGKGVIMGVRHKELLVEGVQFHPESILTAGGRLMLKNFLHMQGGTWAENARLQTEAQRVSTGAKAQTDGTANGETKSNILERIYDQRRKDVAEQRQIPSHRFEDLQATYDLNLAPPLVSFPNRLRQSPFKLALMAEIKRASPSKGIIQIDARAPEQARVYALAGASTISVLTEPHWFKGSIDDLRNVRQAIDGMPNRPALLRKEFVFDEYQILEARLAGADTVLLIVKMLDRELLNRLYKYSQSLGMEPLVEVNTLEEMRIAVELGSKVIGVNNRNLTSFEVDMDTTTRLMKIVPKETILCALSGIAGPKDVEPYQQNGVGAVLVGEALMRAKDTANFISELLGGSEAAIKSRPQKKLLVKICGTRTPEAAQAAIEAGADLIGIIMATGKRRCVSSETARSITDVVRRTPKTALEVTDVSGEAGGKATSFFAHTARHHIQRADRALSVGVFLDQPLEYILEQQRLVDFDIIQLHGSEPLEWAQLIPVPVLHKFKPGDAGLSSRGYHSLPLLDAGAGEGKQLDTSSVRSLLEGDAGLRVLFAGGLTSENLTEAITGLGDAKAQIAAVDVSTGVETKGEQDVDKIRSFIRTAKEIEL; from the coding sequence ATGCCGAACGTTGGCCTGATAGATCACTCACCACGACACCCAGAGCCCGCTGCACCTGTTCCCACGGCTTCAAATCTCATCTTGATCGACAACTATGACTCCTTCACCTGGAATGTGTACCAATATCTCGTGCTCGAAGGAGCACAAGTCGAAGTGATTCGCAACGACCAGATTACGCTCGATGAATTAATAGCCAAGAAGCCGACACAACTAGTCATCAGTCCCGGACCTGGTCATCCCGAGACCGATTCGGGCATCAGCAAAGATGCCATCAAGCAATTCAGTGGCAAGATACCCATCCTCGGTGTCTGCATGGGCGAGCAGTGCATCTACTCCGTGTTCGGCGGGACTGTCGAGAAGACTGGCGAGATCCTTCATGGCAagacttctcctcttcgacacGATGGCAAGGGCGTCTATGCAGGTTTGCCACAAGATGTGGAAGTCACGAGGTACCACTCGTTGGCTGGAACTCACCCTACTTTGCCGGATACCCTGGAAGTTTCGTCGTGGATCGCAGTCGGCCCAGACGGAGGTAAAGGGGTCATTATGGGTGTTCGGCACAAGGAGTTGCTGGTTGAAGGTGTCCAATTCCATCCTGAATCAATTCTCACAGCTGGAGGCCGACTCATGCTGAAGAACTTCTTGCACATGCAAGGTGGTACTTGGGCAGAGAATGCCCGTCTACAGACCGAAGCGCAGCGAGTCTCAACTGGTGCCAAGGCGCAAACAGACGGGACTGCCAATGGCGAGACGAAATCCAACATTTTGGAAAGAATATACGATCAGCGCAGAAAGGACGTAGCAGAGCAACGCCAGATTCCGTCCCACAGATTTGAAGATCTACAAGCTACCTACGACCTCAATTTGGCGCCACCTTTGGTCTCGTTCCCAAACCGACTGAGGCAATCGCCGTTCAAACTTGCACTTATGGCCGAAATCAAGCGAGCCTCACCTTCTAAAGGCATCATTCAGATAGACGCTCGTGCGCCGGAGCAAGCTAGAGTGTACGCATTGGCAGGCGCAAGCACCATCTCCGTCCTTACCGAGCCGCACTGGTTCAAGGGCAGCATTGATGATCTACGCAACGTGAGGCAAGCTATTGATGGTATGCCAAACCGACCTGCTTTGCTACGAAAAGAATTTGTTTTCGATGAATATCAGATCCTCGAGGCGCGTCTAGCAGGTGCTGATACCGTCCTACTCATCGTGAAGATGCTCGATCGTGAGCTCTTGAACAGGCTCTACAAGTACTCGCAGTCGCTGGGTATGGAGCCGCTGGTAGAAGTCAATACACTCGAGGAGATGCGGATCGCGGTCGAGCTGGGATCGAAAGTGATTGGCGTGAATAACAGGAATCTGACAAGCTTCGAAGTCGACATGGACACCACAACACGACTCATGAAAATTGTGCCTAAAGAAACCATTCTCTGCGCTCTGAGCGGCATTGCCGGCCCCAAGGATGTGGAGCCCTACCAACAGAACGGTGTTGGCGCAGTTCTAGTTGGCGAAGCACTGATGCGAGCAAAGGATACTGCCAACTTCATCTCCGAGCTGCTCGGCGGCAGCGAGGCTGCCATTAAGTCCAGGCCTCAGAAGAAGCTCCTCGTCAAGATCTGCGGCACGCGAACACCCGAAGCTGCACAAGCGGCCATTGAAGCCGGTGCTGATCTGATTGGGATAATCATGGCCACAGGCAAACGGCGCTGTGTATCAAGTGAAACAGCTCGAAGTATCACGGACGTGGTGCGTAGAACACCGAAGACTGCCTTGGAAGTGACTGATGTCTCCGGAGAGGCTGGAGGGAAAGCGACGAGTTTCTTCGCACACACAGCACGCCATCACATCCAGCGAGCTGATCGTGCGCTATCAGTTGGTGTTTTCCTTGATCAGCCTTTGGAATACATTCTGGAGCAACAACGACTGGTTGACTTTGACATCATTCAACTTCATGGCTCCGAGCCGTTGGAGTGGGCACAACTCATACCTGTGCCCGTTCTGCACAAGTTCAAGCCTGGCGATGCTGGGTTGTCGAGTCGCGGTTACCACTCGCTTCCACTGCTTGACGCCGGTGCTGGCGAGGGGAAACAGCTTGACACATCATCAGTTCGTTCACTTCTAGAAGGTGATGCAGGACTGAGGGTGTTGTTTGCTGGCGGTCTGACATCGGAAAACTTGACCGAAGCAATCACTGGCCTTGGCGACGCGAAGGCGCAGATTGCCGCAGTCGATGTCAGCACCGGCGTTGAAACGAAAGGAGAACAAGATGTGGACAAAATTCGCTCGTTCATCAGGACAGCTAAAGAGATCGAGCTATAG
- a CDS encoding uncharacterized protein (BUSCO:EOG09260J97), whose amino-acid sequence MSQPLPSKEQTLFRHLVQNYESKQYKKGLKAAEQILKKHPTHGDTQAMKALILNNQAKSDEAFELCKLALKNAMRSHVCWHVYGLLWRSVKNYEEAIKAYRFALRLDPDSVQIQRDLALLQVQMRDYPGFVQSRNQMLQAKPGFRQNWTALAVALHLNGELDKAEDVLQKYEETLKQPPPKSDMEHAEALLYKNSIIAERGEYQRALEHLESIQKTALDRTAVMEAKASYLLKLDRREDAEKAYRALLHRNVEKRAYYQGLEKALALDRSKPEDQEKLLAVYQSFADKSPRIDAARRIPLDFLQGDSFRQHADAYLRRSFQKGVPSTFANVKQLYADVEKRNMIQTLVEGYAQEEVQTNGGAEQHEANGSVNGTSKSSPADRARMWSLSVNYFLAQHYNYHLSRDLTKAQQYIDKAISINTQSNDYTYQMTRARILKNLGDREAASKAMNTAREMDLRDRYINTKCAKYQLRNDENQAAIDTMGLFTRKEAVGGPLGDLLDMQCVWYITEDGESYLRQGKLALALKRFKAVYDIFEVWNEDQFDFHTFSLRKGMIRSYVEMIRWEDKLREHPFFTRAALSAIKIYCMLFDRPELAKGGDPNGTAQCEADRKKAAKKAKKEAERAEAEKKAAAAKKPVPKGEDEEAARKEDKDPQGLELLKQAGEKPLEEAMKYVTPLLELSPQSLDAQLAGFEVYIRRQKYLPALKCLLAIQSANPTHPQKEDLAKRLKTAIDQAGEPLPKPARQAMEELFLNAA is encoded by the exons ATGTCCCAACCACTCCCGTCGAAGGAGCAGACGCTCTTTCGGCACCTGGTTCAGAACTATGAATCGAAGCAATACAAGAAAGGCCTCAAGGCCGCCGAGCAGATCCTCAAGAAGCATCCGACCCATGGCGACACGCAGGCAATGAAGGCGCTGATTCTGAACAATCAGGCCAAGTCGGACGAGGCGTTTGAGCTGTGTAAGCTTGCGCTCAAAAACGCCATGCGCTCGCACGTCTGCTGGCACGTCTACGGACTGCTATGGAGGAGTGTGAAGAACTATGAAGAGGCGATCAAGGCATACCGCTTTGCTCTCCGGCTGGATCCTGATAGTGTTCAGATCCAGCGAGACTTGGCTCTGTTGCAAGTGCAGATGCGAGACTACCCAGGCTTCGTCCAGAGCCGCAACCAGATGCTTCAAGCAAAGCCAGGCTTCCGGCAGAATTGGACCGCTTTGGCAGTAGCACTGCACCTGAACGGTGAATTGGACAAAGCTGAGGATGTGTTACAAAAGTACGAGGAGACTCTGAAACAACCTCCGCCAAAGAGCGACATGGAACATGCGGAAGCTCTGCTGTACAAAAACTCGATCATTGCCGAGCGCGGTGAGTATCAACGGGCACTCGAGCATCTCGAATCAATACAAAAGACGGCGTTGGACAGGACAGCGGTGATGGAGGCCAAGGCAAGCTACCTGCTCAAGCTCGACCGAAGAGAGGACGCGGAGAAGGCCTACCGAGCGCTACTGCACCGAAATGTCGAAAAGCGAGCATACTATCAGGGCCTCGAGAAGGCGCTGGCACTCGACCGATCGAAGCCTGAGGACCAAGAGAAACTGCTCGCCGTCTACCAGAGCTTTGCGGACAAAAGCCCAAGGATCGATGCTGCACGACGAATTCCATTGGACTTCCTACAAGGGGATAGCTTCCGACAACATGCCGACGCCTATCTGAGGAGATCTTTTCAAAAGGGTGTCCCGAGTACTTTTGCAAACGTCAAGCAATTATATGCTGATGTGGAGAAGCGCAATATGATCCAGACTCTCGTGGAGGGATATGCTCAAGAAGAGGTGCAAACAAATGGCGGCGCTGAGCAGCATGAGGCCAATGGCAGTGTCAATGGAACGTCAAAGTCTAGCCCTGCCGATCGCGCTCGAATGTGGTCACTGAGCGTCAACTACTTCCTCGCGCAGCATTACAACTACCACTTGTCTCGCGACCTCACGAAAGCGCAACAGTATATCGACAAAGCCATATCGATCAACACCCAATCCAATGACTACACGTACCAGATGACTCGCGCGCGCATACTGAAGAACCTGGGCGATCGAGAAGCGGCTTCCAAGGCAATGAACACAGCAAGGGAGATGGATCTCAGAGATCGATACATCAATACTAAATGCGCAAAGTATCAGCTCCGTAACGATGAGAATCAAGCCGCGATCGATACCATGGGTCTATTCACACGGAAGGAGGCTGTAGGCGGCCCTCTAGGCGATCTCCTGGACATGCAATGCGTCTGGTACATCACCGAAGATGGAGAGTCTTATCTCCGACAAGGCAAATTGGCACTCGCACTCAAACGATTCAAGGCTGTTTACGATATCTTCGAGGTGTGGAACGAGGACCAATTCGATTTCCACACGTTCTCGCTGCGGAAAGGCATGATCCGCTCATATGTAGAGATGATTCGGTGGGAGGACAAGCTACGTGAACATCCCTTCTTCACACGCGCCGCCTTGTCTGCAATCAAGATCTATTGCATGTTATTCGATCGCCCAGAGTTGGCCAAGGGCGGCGATCCGAACGGAACTGCCCAATGCGAGGCGGACAGGAAAAAAGCagcaaagaaggcgaagaaggaggcgGAGAGAGCTGAAGCAGAGAAGAAAGCCGCCGCTGCGAAGAAACCAGTGCCCAagggcgaagacgaggaagcggCACGGAAGGAAGACAAGGACCCACAAGGCCTTGAGCTGCTCAAACAAGCCGGCGAGAAGCCACTGGAGGAGGCCATGAAATATGTTACGCCTCTACTGGAACTTAGTCCGCAGAGCCTGGATGCACAGTTGGCAGGGTTTGAGGTGTACATTCGGAGAC AGAAGTACCTTCCTGCTCTGAAATGCCTGCTCGCCATCCAATCCGCTAATCCCACACACCCACAAAAAGAAGATCTGGCGAAGCGCCTGAAGACGGCAATCGACCAGGCCGGAGAGCCGCTACCCAAGCCCGCTCGGCAGGCCATGGAAGAGCTGTTCCTGAACGCTGCATGA